In Ailuropoda melanoleuca isolate Jingjing chromosome 4, ASM200744v2, whole genome shotgun sequence, the following proteins share a genomic window:
- the LOC117801775 gene encoding protein ATP6V1FNB gives MRDLCSTQSQACWQERIWKEMAARVAWKISYGHKYPKEGPVPRKRLQRAPLRLALGAGPLAATSSPESREVQDGGPKTKGVWDQLSRGVGVQGPAPKGDEVWEARRAARGPAVQSRPEGLGMRQVPPSTLQLLFQGISHDGQGRASYLRERHRQKPEEKFLYPILSSWEYGWHMGDTMKDTRAPTYARCQPISKTFYVKSSVFHFPRRTDQLS, from the exons ATGAGAGATCTGTGCAGCACCCAGAGCCAAGCCTGCTGGCAGGAGCGCATCTGGAAGGAGATGGCAGCCCGGGTGGCCTGGAAGATCAGCTACGGCCACAAGTACCCGAAGGAGGGGCCCGTGCCCAGGAAGCGGCTCCAGCGGGCCCCCCTCAGGTTAGCCTTGGGAGCCGGGCCCTTGGCTGCCACCAGCTCCCCTGAGAGCAGGGAGGTACAGGATGGAGGGCCCAAGACCAAGGGCGTCTGGGATCAGCTGTCCAGGGGAGTGGGCGTCCAGGGCCCCGCGCCCAAGGGAGACGAGGTCTGGGAGGCCCGCAGAGCCGCTCGGGGGCCAGCAGTCCAGAGCAGGCCAGAGGGCTTAGGAATGAGGCAGGTCCCCCCCAGCACCCTGCAGCTGCTCTTCCAAGGCATCTCCCACGACGGCCAGGGCCGAGCCTCGTACCTCCGTGAGCGGCATCGGCAGAAGCCGGAGGAGAAGTTTCTGTACCCGATCTTGTCATCCTGGGAGTACGGCTGGCACATGG GGGACACCATGAAGGACACCAGGGCTCCAACGTATGCCAGGTGCCAGCCCATCTCAAAGACCTTTTACGTCAAAAGTAGCGTCTTCCATTTTCCACGGCGAACAGACCAACTAAGCTGA